The DNA window AACTCCTTTATCAATACTGTAAAGATAATTCATTTACACACACAATTTATCACTTACTATTTTTAAATGTAAATGCAAGTACCTATTATTATAAACGGTTGCTGTCTGCTCAGGAATAATTTTTAAATTTCTGATATCAGTTAAAATTCTATCATTAATTTTAAATTCCTTTAATGGATAAAATTTTAGGGGGAAACGATAGTGCATCAATAGAAATGGTAAAGGAAAACAACATCACCTGTATAGGCAGGTTTTAGTTGATCTTTAATCAGCAATTTTGCTTCAACAACTGCCTTTACAGTTCCTTTAAGATCAGTTACTGATTTTACAGTCGCCTTAAGTTGTACATCACTGTTGACAGGGACGGGTTGTCCGAATTTGAGATTTTCTATTCCGTAATTAATTTCCATTTTCACATTTCTCACATCTGCAATCTGCTTCCAGAGATAAGGAATCATAGACAATGTTAAATACCCATGAGCAATGGTTGATTTAAATGGCCCTTCATTTTCAGCTTTATCTTTGTCTACGTGAATCCATTGATAATCTAATGTTGCTTCTGCAAATCGGTCAATCTGATTCTGGTCGATTCTGTGCCAATCAGAAACTCCGAGTACCTGGCCTTCAAGAGATTTATACTCATTAAAACTGTTGATAATAATCATATGATGGTATTACTCCTTACAGGAATTTTATATTTGGGAATAAAATATGGATGTTTCACAATCGGCATTTAGAAGAGAAAGCCTTAAAAGCAGGCTTTACCATTTATAATCTTCAAATGTCAGTTTGTGCAGTGATGTCAATTAATTTCCAATCTTTCAAAATCCTTAAAAACCTCTCACATTAAGCGAGAGGTTAATGAACATAATGGAAAATAAAAAATAATCTAACTTACATCAATGTTCTTCAAACAATATATCCAGATACTAAAAGTGTATGGATTTTCATTTGTAAAAAAATATAAAAATATGATACTGATATTGCAATGATATTGTATAACACCTATGCAATCAAAATTTGAATTATGCCAACTTTACGTTAACTGCGTTCAAACCTTTATCACTTTTTTGTACATCGAAAACTACTTTATCATTTTCACGGATCACTCTTGTCGTTAATCCTGAAGAATGTACAAATATGTCTTTACTCCCGTCCGCAGGAGAAATAAAACCGAAGCCTTTTGCTTCATTGAAAAATTTTACGGTGCCTTCTTGCATTGTAATTATTATTAAAAATTGTATTTATTTTATCTGTACACTTTACAGATTTTATTTCTTAAATAATCTGAAAGGATTAAAAATCCTATCAGGTTCTGATATTTTTTAGATCCGGCCTCCAAAATGAGATAGCCGTTGCTTCTGCTCCTGTTCTTCCAATCCGACTACTATAAATTTCCGGAATATTGGGACGTTGATGTTGCCGACTGCTTCAATGTTTGCGTTGCTGGCAACACAGGATGAACGGTAACTTCCACAGGATTCTTCATAATCGTTTCTGCAAATTTTCTGATGCTTACCGGCATTGTAGCAGAAAAAAACAGCGTTTGTCTTTTCTGGGGAAGCAGTTTTAAAATTTTTCTTACATCATTTACAAATCCCATATCCAACATTTTGTCTGCTTCATCCAAAACAAATATTTCAATTTTGGACAAGTCAATATATCTTTGATCTACCAATTCCAAAAGTCTTTCCGGAGTTGCTACCAAAATATCCACTCTTTTTCTCAGGGCAGCAAGCTGGCTTCCAGCTGAAACACCTCCAAAAATAGAAAGTTGGGATAATGGTAAATATTT is part of the Chryseobacterium lactis genome and encodes:
- a CDS encoding MaoC family dehydratase, translating into MIIINSFNEYKSLEGQVLGVSDWHRIDQNQIDRFAEATLDYQWIHVDKDKAENEGPFKSTIAHGYLTLSMIPYLWKQIADVRNVKMEINYGIENLKFGQPVPVNSDVQLKATVKSVTDLKGTVKAVVEAKLLIKDQLKPAYTGDVVFLYHFY
- a CDS encoding cold-shock protein codes for the protein MQEGTVKFFNEAKGFGFISPADGSKDIFVHSSGLTTRVIRENDKVVFDVQKSDKGLNAVNVKLA
- a CDS encoding DEAD/DEAH box helicase, with product MSFKNLNLINPIIRAVTEAGYSKPTEIQDSAIPYILAGKDVVGCAQTGTGKTAAFVMPILQLLKKYTPEHKEIRTLILTPTRELAIQIEENFGLYSKYLPLSQLSIFGGVSAGSQLAALRKRVDILVATPERLLELVDQRYIDLSKIEIFVLDEADKMLDMGFVNDVRKILKLLPQKRQTLFFSATMPVSIRKFAETIMKNPVEVTVHPVLPATQTLKQSATSTSQYSGNL